One Acetobacter ghanensis DNA window includes the following coding sequences:
- the rho gene encoding transcription termination factor Rho, with product MHLAELKAKSPADLLACAEDLNIENASSLRKQDMMFAILKTLADNDQAIYGEGTLEIMHDGFGYLRAPESNYLPGPDDIYISPTQVRRFGLRTGDTVEGQIRAPRDGERYFSMLKINTINFESPDAVRHRINFDNLTPLYPERRLQMEVESQATAPEPKGDKNKKGSQKDFTPRVIDLVSPIGMGQRALIVAPPRSGKTVMLQSIASSISANHPEVFLIVLLIDERPEEVTDMARSVRGEVIASTFDEPAHRHVQVTEMVLEKAKRLVEHKRDVVILLDSITRLARAYNTVVPSSGKVLTGGVDANALQRPKRFFGAARNIEEGGSLTIIATALIDTGSRMDEVIFEEFKGTGNSELVLDRKLADKRTFPAIDITKSGTRKEELLVDRSTLSKMWVLRRILAPMGTMDAMDFLLDKLKYSKTNNDFFEAMNN from the coding sequence ATGCATCTTGCGGAACTCAAGGCCAAGTCCCCAGCCGACCTTCTGGCCTGCGCTGAAGACCTGAATATCGAAAACGCGTCCTCCCTGCGCAAGCAGGACATGATGTTCGCCATTCTCAAAACGCTGGCTGATAACGATCAGGCCATTTATGGCGAAGGCACGCTTGAGATCATGCATGACGGGTTTGGCTACCTGCGTGCGCCCGAATCCAACTACCTTCCCGGCCCGGATGATATTTATATCTCCCCCACCCAAGTCCGCCGCTTTGGCCTGCGCACGGGTGATACGGTTGAAGGGCAGATTCGCGCTCCCAGAGACGGCGAACGCTACTTCTCCATGCTCAAGATCAACACGATCAATTTTGAGTCCCCCGACGCGGTTCGCCACCGGATCAACTTTGATAACCTAACCCCGCTCTACCCCGAGCGCCGCCTCCAGATGGAAGTGGAAAGTCAGGCTACCGCCCCCGAACCCAAGGGCGACAAAAACAAAAAGGGCTCCCAGAAGGACTTCACCCCGCGGGTGATTGATCTGGTATCCCCCATTGGCATGGGCCAGCGCGCCCTGATCGTGGCCCCCCCACGCTCGGGTAAGACGGTCATGCTCCAGAGCATTGCATCGTCCATTTCGGCCAACCACCCCGAAGTGTTCCTGATTGTGCTGCTGATTGACGAACGCCCCGAGGAAGTGACCGACATGGCCCGCTCCGTGCGCGGCGAAGTTATTGCCTCGACCTTTGATGAACCAGCCCACCGCCATGTGCAGGTGACCGAAATGGTGCTGGAAAAAGCCAAGCGCCTTGTGGAACACAAGCGCGACGTGGTGATCCTGCTCGATTCCATTACCCGTCTGGCCCGCGCCTACAACACTGTTGTTCCCTCATCGGGCAAGGTGCTGACCGGTGGTGTGGACGCCAACGCCCTGCAGCGGCCCAAGCGCTTCTTTGGTGCGGCCCGTAACATCGAGGAAGGTGGCTCCCTGACCATTATCGCCACCGCCCTGATTGATACCGGCAGCCGTATGGACGAAGTGATCTTTGAAGAGTTCAAGGGCACGGGTAACTCGGAACTGGTGCTTGACCGCAAGCTGGCTGACAAGCGCACCTTCCCTGCCATTGACATCACCAAGAGCGGCACCCGTAAGGAAGAGCTGCTGGTTGACCGCTCCACCCTGTCCAAAATGTGGGTTCTGCGCCGGATTCTGGCACCTATGGGCACCATGGACGCCATGGACTTCCTGCTCGACAAGCTGAAATACAGCAAAACCAACAATGACTTCTTTGAAGCCATGAACAACTAG
- a CDS encoding magnesium transporter CorA family protein yields the protein MPARAVETEDDAKNAVWLDLLNPTPQELTLAEKLCGQPIPTLDDLSAIESSSRISVRNGAAFLSSPLLRKNGSDFQTMPVGFILTESRLFTIRFQSYLAFETVAQLVANCVAATMPPPHTSPDHQTISPQPTEIPPHHETLLHAGEILVALIEAIVDRLADILESMGNLLDTLSHDIFRARTQQTPIRNVAMWQRDLLQRVGEAGNLCSRMRDTLLGMERIALFLGESRKTASALPVTGFALCTPRTAPPTTLVTPAPDEDGKTTAAYALSGILRARITSVSHDLSSLDAYVSQSQDKVEFLLDATLGFINIEQNGVMKVLTVVSFIGVAPTLIAGIYGMNFKNMPELNWSFGYWYSLGLMATTIVLPLFWFWKKGWLGGIK from the coding sequence ATGCCTGCTCGCGCCGTTGAAACGGAAGACGATGCCAAAAATGCTGTCTGGCTGGATCTTCTTAACCCGACACCGCAAGAGCTGACTCTGGCAGAGAAGCTCTGCGGCCAACCCATTCCCACACTGGATGATCTGAGCGCGATTGAAAGTTCATCCCGAATCAGTGTGCGCAATGGTGCAGCGTTCCTCTCCTCCCCCCTGCTGCGCAAGAATGGCTCGGATTTTCAGACCATGCCGGTGGGCTTTATCCTGACCGAAAGCCGGCTCTTCACCATTCGTTTCCAGTCCTATCTGGCGTTCGAGACAGTGGCCCAGCTTGTGGCGAACTGTGTAGCCGCCACCATGCCACCTCCCCACACCTCCCCCGATCACCAGACCATTTCCCCCCAGCCCACCGAAATTCCACCCCACCACGAAACCCTGCTCCATGCGGGCGAAATACTGGTGGCGCTAATAGAAGCTATTGTGGACCGGCTGGCCGATATTCTGGAAAGCATGGGCAACCTGCTCGACACGCTCTCGCACGATATTTTTCGCGCCCGCACACAGCAGACGCCCATCCGCAACGTAGCCATGTGGCAGCGTGACCTGCTGCAACGCGTGGGGGAAGCGGGCAACCTGTGCTCCCGCATGAGGGACACCCTACTGGGCATGGAACGTATTGCCCTGTTCTTGGGAGAAAGCCGCAAGACCGCATCCGCTCTGCCGGTTACGGGCTTTGCCCTGTGCACACCTCGCACAGCCCCTCCCACCACCCTTGTTACACCCGCACCGGATGAGGATGGCAAAACAACTGCCGCCTATGCGCTGTCCGGCATACTGCGCGCACGCATAACCTCCGTCAGCCATGACCTGTCCTCGCTCGATGCCTATGTCTCCCAGTCTCAGGACAAGGTGGAATTTCTGCTCGACGCCACGCTAGGGTTCATCAACATCGAACAGAACGGCGTCATGAAGGTTCTGACCGTGGTCAGCTTCATTGGGGTTGCACCAACCCTGATTGCGGGCATCTATGGTATGAACTTCAAGAACATGCCGGAACTGAACTGGTCGTTTGGGTACTGGTACTCACTCGGTCTTATGGCCACCACCATTGTGCTGCCCCTTTTCTGGTTCTGGAAAAAAGGCTGGCTCGGGGGCATCAAATAA
- the trpB gene encoding tryptophan synthase subunit beta, producing MANPTEHGASAAQSNSLRQQPDEHGHFGGRYGGRFVAETLMPLILELNEAYEAAKADPAFHKELVYYQTDYIGRPSPLWFARRMTEELGGAKIYLKREELNHTGSHKLNNVMGQILLARRMGRTRIVAETGAGQHGVATATVCALFGMKCVIYMGATDVERQKPNVFRMRLLGAEVVPVTAGAGTLKDAMNEAMRDWVANVADTYMLIGTVAGPHPYPAMVRDFQSVIGEETKAQMRAAEGRLPDVVVAAIGGGSNAMGIFYPFLDDVSVRLIGVEAAGHGLDSGKTAASIERGRPGVLHGNRTYLLQNADGQIDEAHSISAGLDYPGVGPEHSWLNDIGRAEYVGATDQEALDAFQLCTRLEGIIPALESAHAVAYAAKIAPTLPKDTLLVVNLSGRGDKDIFTVAEHLGVTL from the coding sequence ATGGCGAACCCGACTGAACACGGCGCCTCGGCGGCACAGAGCAATTCCCTCAGGCAGCAGCCAGATGAGCATGGCCACTTTGGTGGCCGGTATGGTGGTCGCTTTGTGGCGGAAACGCTTATGCCGCTTATTCTGGAACTGAATGAAGCGTATGAGGCGGCAAAGGCCGACCCTGCTTTTCATAAGGAACTGGTTTATTACCAGACCGACTATATTGGTCGCCCCAGCCCGCTGTGGTTTGCCCGCCGCATGACCGAAGAACTGGGTGGAGCAAAAATATACCTCAAGCGTGAAGAGCTGAACCATACGGGTTCGCACAAGCTCAACAACGTTATGGGGCAGATTCTGCTGGCCCGCCGTATGGGGCGGACCCGTATTGTGGCCGAAACCGGAGCAGGCCAGCACGGCGTGGCCACCGCTACGGTCTGCGCCCTGTTTGGCATGAAATGCGTGATCTACATGGGCGCGACCGATGTGGAACGGCAGAAGCCCAATGTGTTCCGTATGCGCCTGTTGGGAGCAGAAGTCGTGCCTGTGACTGCGGGCGCGGGAACCCTTAAGGATGCCATGAACGAGGCAATGCGCGACTGGGTGGCCAATGTGGCCGACACTTACATGCTCATTGGTACTGTGGCAGGCCCCCACCCGTATCCTGCCATGGTGCGTGACTTCCAGAGTGTGATCGGGGAGGAAACCAAAGCCCAGATGCGCGCCGCCGAGGGCCGCCTGCCAGATGTGGTTGTGGCCGCTATTGGGGGCGGCTCTAACGCCATGGGCATTTTCTATCCGTTCCTTGATGATGTGTCGGTACGGCTGATTGGGGTAGAAGCAGCAGGCCACGGGTTGGATAGCGGCAAGACCGCAGCCTCCATCGAGCGCGGCCGTCCCGGTGTGCTGCACGGCAACCGCACGTATTTGCTGCAAAACGCGGATGGGCAGATAGATGAGGCGCATTCCATTAGCGCCGGTCTGGATTACCCCGGCGTTGGGCCAGAACATTCATGGCTGAATGATATTGGCCGTGCGGAATATGTGGGTGCGACGGATCAGGAGGCACTGGACGCCTTCCAGCTCTGCACACGGCTGGAGGGGATTATTCCAGCCCTCGAATCGGCACATGCCGTGGCCTATGCCGCCAAAATTGCCCCCACCCTGCCCAAGGACACGCTGTTGGTGGTCAACCTGTCTGGCCGGGGTGATAAAGACATCTTTACTGTTGCCGAGCATCTGGGAGTCACGCTGTGA
- the trpA gene encoding tryptophan synthase subunit alpha has translation MSRIAARFKALAAEGRGALIPYLEAYDPDRATSLELFKAMPAAGADLIEVGMPFSDPSADGPVIQAAALRGLKAGATLVGVLDMVAEFRKDDDETPVILMGYVNPVEAYGYERFCKDAAAAGVDGLILVDLPPEEAGVIAAPAQAAGLDMIRLVAPTTPDARLNYVLGHASGFVYYVSIVGITGTRSASSHDLAAAIPRVRAATNLPIAIGFGVRTPEQAAQASSIADAAVVASALLATLAETLDDQGRATPQTLPRVLEQIQGLAQAVRAAGQKPE, from the coding sequence GTGAGCCGTATTGCCGCCCGTTTTAAAGCCCTTGCAGCCGAAGGCCGTGGCGCGCTCATTCCGTATCTGGAGGCGTATGACCCCGACCGGGCAACATCGCTGGAACTGTTCAAGGCCATGCCAGCCGCAGGTGCCGACCTGATTGAGGTTGGTATGCCTTTTTCCGATCCTTCGGCTGATGGTCCGGTTATTCAGGCCGCTGCGCTGCGTGGGCTTAAGGCCGGTGCAACGCTGGTGGGCGTTCTGGATATGGTGGCCGAGTTCCGTAAGGATGATGATGAAACCCCTGTTATTCTGATGGGGTATGTCAATCCGGTGGAAGCCTATGGGTATGAGCGGTTCTGTAAGGATGCCGCCGCCGCCGGGGTGGATGGGCTTATTCTGGTGGATCTGCCGCCGGAGGAAGCCGGGGTGATTGCAGCCCCCGCGCAGGCCGCAGGGTTGGATATGATCCGCCTGGTTGCCCCGACCACACCTGATGCACGGCTGAACTACGTGCTTGGGCACGCATCCGGCTTTGTTTATTATGTCAGCATCGTTGGTATTACGGGGACGCGCTCGGCCAGTTCGCACGATCTGGCTGCGGCTATTCCGCGGGTGCGGGCCGCTACCAACTTGCCTATAGCCATTGGTTTTGGTGTGCGTACCCCAGAGCAGGCTGCACAGGCATCTAGTATTGCGGATGCTGCTGTTGTGGCTTCGGCCCTGCTGGCAACGCTGGCCGAAACACTGGACGATCAGGGGCGGGCAACGCCGCAGACCCTGCCGCGTGTTCTGGAGCAGATTCAAGGGCTGGCACAGGCGGTACGCGCAGCAGGCCAGAAGCCGGAATGA
- a CDS encoding ATP-binding protein, whose amino-acid sequence MNSMITMGEVPGGGPAQMDLGELLATRLLVQGNSGSGKSHLLRRLLEQSARMVQQAIIDPEGDFVSLAEKFGHLVIDGADHSEMALHAAGERMRMHRASVVLNLEGLDAEQQMRWAAAFLGGMFEVPRQYWYPVLVVVDEAQLFAPAAAGEVSDEARRASLGAMTNLMCRGRKRGLAGVIATQRLAKLAKNVAAEASNFLMGRTFLDIDMARAADLLGMERRQAEAFRDLARGTFVALGPALSRRPVSVRIGAVETESRSAGPVLAPFEPPSAPVHELILAPVPVQELPARQRKAPAPAAPDLLTQLAAHGEAQANVQAEQEQAEETPETQAEREARMNAILRDMMEDEDSSFRPVPVLYQDFLVRCRIAGLGRNALDLRRFNRALATARSGVSEDMSASPEWQEAEARASALPEDLQAVFLFLARAAIERTPCPSDAQIAKVYGTVSKGRARRLLAWFEDQNQVVLRADGVGRRVLTFIGTGWETLPGVADG is encoded by the coding sequence ATGAACAGCATGATTACAATGGGGGAAGTGCCGGGGGGTGGTCCGGCACAGATGGACCTTGGCGAGCTACTGGCCACCCGTCTGCTGGTTCAGGGGAATTCCGGGTCGGGCAAGTCGCACCTGTTGCGGCGTTTGCTGGAGCAGTCCGCCCGCATGGTGCAGCAGGCTATTATTGACCCCGAAGGGGACTTTGTCAGTCTGGCCGAAAAATTCGGTCATCTGGTCATAGATGGTGCGGACCATTCAGAAATGGCCCTGCACGCGGCGGGTGAGCGGATGCGGATGCACCGGGCCTCTGTTGTGCTCAACCTGGAAGGGTTGGATGCGGAGCAGCAAATGCGTTGGGCTGCGGCTTTTCTGGGCGGTATGTTCGAGGTGCCCCGCCAGTACTGGTACCCGGTTTTGGTTGTGGTGGACGAAGCCCAGCTTTTTGCCCCGGCTGCTGCGGGTGAGGTCTCGGACGAAGCCCGCCGGGCCTCCCTTGGCGCTATGACCAACCTGATGTGCCGTGGGCGCAAGCGTGGGCTGGCAGGTGTTATTGCCACGCAGCGTTTGGCCAAACTGGCCAAGAACGTCGCGGCGGAAGCCTCCAACTTTCTGATGGGGCGGACGTTTCTGGATATTGATATGGCGCGTGCGGCCGACCTTCTGGGTATGGAGCGCAGGCAGGCCGAAGCATTCCGTGACCTTGCGCGGGGTACGTTTGTGGCCCTTGGGCCAGCCTTGAGCCGCAGACCTGTTTCCGTCCGGATTGGTGCAGTGGAGACGGAAAGCCGCTCTGCTGGCCCGGTTCTGGCGCCATTTGAGCCTCCTTCAGCCCCCGTGCATGAGCTTATTCTGGCACCTGTCCCTGTGCAGGAACTGCCCGCCCGCCAGCGCAAGGCCCCAGCTCCCGCCGCCCCGGATCTGCTGACGCAGCTTGCCGCCCATGGGGAAGCACAGGCCAATGTGCAGGCCGAGCAGGAACAGGCGGAAGAAACGCCGGAAACACAGGCCGAGCGGGAAGCCCGCATGAACGCCATTCTGCGGGACATGATGGAGGATGAGGATTCGTCCTTCCGGCCCGTGCCTGTTTTGTATCAGGATTTTCTGGTGCGCTGCCGCATTGCGGGGTTGGGCCGGAATGCGCTGGACCTACGGCGCTTTAACCGTGCATTGGCGACTGCCCGCAGCGGGGTGAGCGAGGACATGTCTGCCTCCCCCGAATGGCAGGAGGCTGAGGCGCGCGCATCCGCCCTGCCGGAGGATTTGCAGGCCGTCTTTCTGTTTCTGGCCCGTGCGGCCATCGAGCGTACGCCCTGCCCATCCGATGCCCAGATTGCAAAGGTTTATGGCACGGTTTCCAAAGGTCGGGCGCGCCGTCTGCTGGCATGGTTCGAGGACCAGAATCAGGTGGTTCTGCGGGCCGATGGTGTGGGGCGGCGGGTGCTGACCTTTATAGGAACAGGGTGGGAAACACTGCCCGGTGTGGCCGATGGCTGA
- a CDS encoding ATP phosphoribosyltransferase regulatory subunit, translated as MTGGAGSAIARGMTDDPPFSPALLPAGFVDLLTPDARTEARGVATLMDVFASHGYDSVRPPLMEFEETYLAGAGVALAEQCFRVMDPDTRRMMVLRPDITPQIARMAATRVGGLPRPLRVSYAGTCVVVAPVAAEESSRQIMQTGIELIGPDSPEADAEVMSIGAEALMRLGVKDVSFDLTMPPFIPALLEEAGVPAAHRPALMRALDRKDAAAVAQHGGALAATLIALLDATGAAEHTVAQLAELTLPPKARIILDRLIDTVAALREICPSLRMTVDPVEFRGWKYHTGVCVTLFAVGRSEELGRGGRYICNDNEPACGLTLRPDVLFRMIPPTPARVRVYLAANADRHEAASLREQGYATVRGFASGPQAEAEARHLGCGILLTGTQRVDLA; from the coding sequence ATGACGGGCGGAGCGGGGAGTGCTATAGCCCGAGGCATGACGGACGACCCGCCCTTTAGCCCGGCCCTGCTGCCTGCTGGCTTTGTAGATCTGCTCACCCCCGATGCCCGAACGGAAGCGCGGGGTGTGGCGACCCTTATGGATGTGTTTGCCTCCCATGGCTACGACAGCGTCCGCCCGCCTCTTATGGAATTTGAGGAGACCTACCTTGCTGGTGCAGGGGTGGCTCTGGCGGAGCAGTGCTTTAGGGTTATGGACCCTGACACGCGGCGCATGATGGTGCTGCGCCCAGATATTACACCGCAAATTGCCCGCATGGCTGCGACTCGTGTTGGCGGCCTGCCGCGCCCGCTCCGTGTCTCCTACGCGGGGACCTGTGTTGTGGTGGCACCCGTTGCTGCGGAAGAAAGCAGCCGCCAGATCATGCAGACCGGCATTGAGCTGATTGGCCCGGATTCGCCCGAGGCTGATGCCGAGGTCATGTCTATTGGGGCAGAAGCCCTGATGCGCCTTGGCGTGAAGGATGTTTCCTTCGATCTGACCATGCCTCCCTTCATTCCGGCCTTGCTGGAAGAAGCTGGCGTGCCAGCAGCCCATCGCCCGGCGTTGATGCGCGCACTGGACCGCAAGGATGCAGCCGCCGTTGCCCAACACGGTGGGGCGCTTGCTGCAACGCTTATTGCTCTTCTGGATGCTACGGGTGCGGCAGAGCACACGGTGGCGCAACTGGCCGAGCTGACGCTACCGCCAAAGGCCCGCATTATTCTGGACCGGTTGATTGATACGGTTGCGGCCCTGCGGGAGATATGCCCGAGTCTGCGCATGACCGTGGACCCGGTGGAGTTCCGGGGCTGGAAGTACCATACCGGTGTTTGTGTAACGCTATTTGCCGTTGGCCGTTCGGAAGAACTGGGGCGTGGCGGGCGTTACATCTGCAATGATAACGAACCGGCCTGTGGGCTTACTCTGCGGCCTGATGTGCTTTTCCGCATGATTCCGCCTACCCCGGCCCGTGTGCGTGTATATCTGGCCGCTAATGCGGACCGGCACGAGGCCGCCTCCCTGCGTGAGCAGGGCTACGCCACCGTGCGAGGCTTTGCATCTGGCCCGCAGGCGGAGGCCGAGGCCCGGCATCTGGGTTGTGGCATTCTACTTACAGGCACCCAACGGGTGGACCTTGCCTGA
- a CDS encoding adenylosuccinate synthase, with amino-acid sequence MSNVTVIGAQWGDEGKGKIVDWLASRADVVVRFQGGHNAGHTLVVGNQVYKLSLLPSGVVSGKLGIIGNGVVVDPQALLGEIARIGEQGLKVTPETLKIAENVPLILPVHGALDRAREAARGDRKIGTTGRGIGPAYEDKVARRAIRLCDLAEPETLDWKLDELLLHHNTLLAGLGAPTFSKEELLAFLSDVAPKVLPFMAATWDILDDARRNGRRILFEGAQAVMLDVDHGTYPFVTSSNTVASNAGTGSGMGPSAAGFVLGIAKAYCTRVGEGPFPTELHDAIGRRLGERGHEFGTVTGRARRCGWFDAVLVRHAVRVGGINGLALTKLDVLDGLDEINICVGYELDGQKIERFPSGSAAQQRVRPIYETIEGWKETTQGARRWADLPAQAIKYVRRVEELVGAPVTLLSTSPDRDDTILVRDPFED; translated from the coding sequence ATGTCCAACGTAACCGTGATCGGCGCCCAGTGGGGTGACGAAGGCAAAGGCAAAATCGTTGACTGGCTGGCCAGTCGGGCCGACGTGGTGGTGCGTTTTCAGGGTGGTCACAATGCTGGCCATACGTTGGTTGTTGGCAATCAGGTTTACAAGCTGTCCCTTCTGCCATCCGGCGTTGTCAGCGGTAAGCTCGGCATTATCGGCAATGGCGTGGTGGTTGACCCGCAGGCACTGCTGGGTGAAATCGCCCGTATTGGCGAACAGGGGCTGAAGGTCACGCCGGAAACCCTGAAAATTGCCGAAAACGTGCCCCTTATTCTGCCTGTGCATGGTGCGCTGGACCGCGCGCGTGAGGCCGCACGTGGTGACCGCAAAATTGGTACCACGGGCCGTGGGATTGGCCCCGCGTACGAAGACAAGGTGGCGCGTCGTGCCATTCGTCTGTGCGATCTGGCCGAGCCGGAAACGCTGGACTGGAAGCTGGACGAGCTTCTTCTGCACCACAATACGCTGCTGGCTGGCCTTGGTGCGCCGACTTTCTCCAAGGAAGAGCTGCTTGCCTTCCTCTCTGATGTTGCGCCCAAGGTGCTGCCGTTCATGGCCGCCACGTGGGATATTCTGGACGATGCCCGCCGGAATGGTCGCCGTATCCTGTTTGAAGGTGCGCAGGCGGTCATGCTGGATGTGGACCACGGCACCTATCCGTTTGTAACCAGTTCCAACACGGTTGCCTCCAATGCAGGTACCGGGTCTGGTATGGGGCCATCTGCTGCCGGGTTTGTGCTGGGTATTGCCAAGGCCTATTGCACCCGTGTGGGTGAAGGGCCTTTCCCGACCGAACTGCATGATGCCATTGGCCGCCGCCTTGGTGAACGTGGGCACGAATTTGGTACGGTTACGGGGCGTGCGCGCCGTTGTGGCTGGTTTGATGCTGTTCTGGTCCGCCATGCCGTGCGGGTTGGTGGCATCAATGGTCTGGCGCTGACCAAGCTGGACGTGCTGGATGGTCTGGATGAGATCAACATCTGTGTTGGTTACGAACTGGATGGCCAGAAGATAGAACGGTTCCCGTCCGGTTCGGCCGCGCAGCAGCGTGTGCGCCCGATTTATGAAACGATTGAAGGCTGGAAAGAAACCACGCAGGGTGCGCGCCGCTGGGCAGACCTGCCTGCGCAGGCCATCAAATATGTGCGCCGGGTGGAAGAACTGGTTGGCGCTCCGGTTACGCTGCTTTCCACCAGCCCAGACCGGGATGACACCATTCTGGTGCGTGACCCGTTTGAAGACTGA
- the phoB gene encoding phosphate regulon transcriptional regulator PhoB, with product MHKADLLVVEDDPALARLVCYNLEKQGYMVRHAADGEAALEYVRQRRPDLILLDWMLPGISGLEVCRRLREQARTAALPIIMFSARGEEADTIRGLDTGADDYLVKPFSMDALFARVKAILRRAPPADKTLRFDTLVMDRVSHKVERDGRLLSLGPTEYRLLEFLMLHPAQVFSREELLKHAWERSSFVELRTVDVHIRRLRQTLNEGGGVDLIRTVRARGYALDKVQDQD from the coding sequence ATGCACAAGGCAGATCTTCTGGTTGTTGAGGATGATCCGGCACTCGCCCGGCTTGTTTGTTACAATCTGGAAAAACAGGGTTACATGGTACGCCATGCGGCGGATGGCGAGGCGGCACTGGAATATGTGCGCCAGCGTCGGCCCGACCTGATTCTGCTGGACTGGATGCTGCCGGGCATTTCTGGTCTGGAGGTTTGCCGCCGTCTACGTGAGCAGGCCAGAACAGCAGCGCTCCCCATCATTATGTTCAGTGCGCGGGGGGAGGAAGCAGATACTATTCGCGGGCTGGATACAGGGGCGGATGATTATCTGGTTAAGCCCTTTAGCATGGATGCGCTGTTTGCCCGCGTTAAAGCCATTCTTCGGCGTGCCCCCCCGGCGGATAAAACTCTGCGGTTTGATACGCTGGTCATGGACCGGGTCAGCCATAAGGTGGAGCGTGATGGCCGCCTGCTGTCCCTTGGGCCTACGGAATACCGTCTGCTGGAATTTCTGATGCTGCACCCGGCTCAGGTTTTCTCGCGCGAGGAACTGCTTAAACATGCGTGGGAGCGCAGCTCCTTTGTGGAACTGCGCACAGTGGATGTGCATATTCGCCGCCTGCGGCAGACCCTGAACGAAGGGGGCGGAGTGGACCTTATTCGCACCGTGCGCGCCCGTGGTTATGCGCTGGATAAAGTGCAGGATCAGGACTAA
- a CDS encoding sensor histidine kinase: MIMHAWLAALYGMAGGGALAALPLFFARSDRFEPMPDDSDRQKNRSGREAASAVTLDEVMACLPAATLVLNDTRLPCVISPEAKRQFTNSIGSIIRHPAFQSCVDRLLAQKKEESQPVETLIVLDVPHYRIVRAWFHKKTVPDVFLSEGYRKGGGAFSSRTTLVFVALHDETEAVLAEQQHTDFVAFASHELRTPLASLLGFIETLQGPAADDPVIQKEFLGIMSEQAKRMQRLLDGLLYLSRVQMQEHHRPTDTIGIADLLKRLSDEVSGLLAGKPVRFQVQADGVQELCVQGDEAQLLQVLMNLVENALKYGLSDRGKRNDDPLGITVSCVRAPKNAGWPTDPGLVLSVEDTGPGIPARHLNRLTERFYRVAKTASSVQGSGLGLAIVQQILARHDGRFAVESTVGEGTTCRIWLPLLSA; the protein is encoded by the coding sequence CTGATCATGCATGCTTGGCTGGCGGCCCTCTATGGTATGGCTGGGGGTGGCGCGTTGGCGGCTTTACCGCTGTTTTTTGCGCGTTCTGACCGCTTTGAACCAATGCCTGACGATTCCGACAGGCAGAAAAATCGTTCAGGGCGGGAGGCGGCCTCTGCGGTCACGCTGGACGAAGTGATGGCCTGCCTGCCTGCCGCCACACTGGTGTTGAATGATACACGCTTACCCTGTGTGATTTCGCCCGAAGCCAAAAGGCAGTTTACCAACAGCATTGGCAGTATTATTCGCCACCCGGCTTTTCAAAGCTGTGTGGACAGGCTTCTGGCACAAAAAAAGGAAGAGTCGCAGCCTGTTGAGACGCTGATTGTGCTGGACGTTCCTCATTACCGGATTGTGCGGGCCTGGTTTCACAAAAAAACAGTGCCGGATGTTTTCCTTTCCGAAGGGTACCGGAAAGGAGGAGGAGCGTTTTCCTCCCGAACAACGCTGGTTTTTGTCGCATTGCATGATGAGACGGAAGCCGTACTGGCCGAGCAGCAGCATACGGATTTTGTTGCTTTTGCCAGCCATGAACTGCGTACACCACTGGCATCATTGTTGGGCTTTATAGAAACCCTGCAAGGCCCGGCTGCGGATGACCCGGTTATTCAAAAAGAGTTTCTGGGTATCATGTCTGAACAGGCCAAGCGGATGCAGCGGTTGCTGGACGGGTTGCTGTACCTGTCGCGCGTGCAAATGCAGGAACACCATAGACCGACTGATACTATTGGCATTGCCGACCTACTCAAACGTCTGTCTGATGAGGTGTCGGGGTTGCTGGCTGGCAAACCTGTGCGTTTTCAGGTGCAGGCCGATGGTGTGCAGGAACTGTGCGTGCAGGGGGATGAGGCGCAGCTTTTGCAGGTTTTGATGAACCTTGTGGAGAATGCGCTCAAATATGGTCTGTCTGACCGCGGAAAGCGCAATGATGACCCCTTGGGCATCACTGTAAGCTGTGTGCGGGCGCCCAAAAATGCAGGCTGGCCAACCGACCCGGGCCTTGTGCTGAGTGTTGAAGACACTGGCCCCGGTATTCCGGCTCGGCACCTCAACCGTCTGACGGAACGGTTTTATCGTGTGGCCAAAACGGCATCCAGCGTGCAGGGCAGTGGGTTAGGGCTGGCCATTGTCCAGCAGATTCTGGCGCGTCACGATGGGCGTTTTGCCGTGGAAAGCACGGTGGGCGAAGGCACAACCTGCCGTATATGGCTGCCGCTCCTTAGTGCGTAA